One genomic segment of Caldimonas brevitalea includes these proteins:
- a CDS encoding M3 family metallopeptidase, producing MAVAIQHWVRLAVAVGAVVSAAAAMSSSPVAPPGTEQTDLPASDEPPFPRYETPQQVAQACQEGLQRLRGIESELAKGSGGDDVLTGLDNLQAAGEDASGPIYLLVNVHPDKAVRDAAQACTLQWQDFWSSLLQNGRIYRLLKQARPRDAIDRELRRDSLEGFEDAGAGLRPGARRRAKAIQDRITALRQAFDQRLRDDDTKVAFTEDELAGVPEGVWREAPRNQQGQVLLGLDYPTYLPVLGHATQAAARERMWRAKLNEGGEANLQVLAEIARLRREYASLFGFSSYADFALRRRMAKSERRVQGFLDSVKQAVVERERRDLQELREAKARHLQQPIETVKLERWDVFFYTERVRRERYEVDQEAFRPYFPPQQSLAFVLRLSERLFGVHFERREMAGWHPELQAYAVYDGKGGPYLATLLVDLYPRPGKYNHAAVWSYRSGSTRLARTPQSALVVNFDRKGLTLEELETLLHELGHALHNNLSRTRHVSQAGTSVLRDFVEAPSQMLEDWVYDPQVLKLFAEVCPECKPVPPAMLEQAVKAKHFGKGNFTARQHLFASYDLALHGRRSGDPLELWARMEAATPLGHVPGTRFPASFSHVVGGYAAGYYGYLWSEVIARDLQTAFAGRRLDPAVGRRYRDIVLAQGGQVPPKILLQRFLGRPTNARAYFEYLAR from the coding sequence ATGGCGGTCGCCATTCAGCATTGGGTTCGTCTTGCCGTTGCCGTCGGGGCCGTGGTCTCGGCTGCAGCAGCGATGAGCAGTTCACCGGTCGCGCCACCGGGCACCGAGCAGACGGACCTGCCCGCCTCCGACGAGCCGCCGTTTCCTCGCTATGAGACGCCGCAGCAGGTGGCGCAGGCCTGCCAGGAGGGCTTGCAGCGCCTACGTGGCATCGAATCCGAACTGGCGAAGGGCTCGGGTGGCGATGACGTGTTGACAGGGCTCGACAACTTGCAGGCGGCGGGCGAGGACGCGTCGGGGCCGATCTACCTGCTGGTCAATGTCCACCCCGACAAGGCGGTTCGCGATGCTGCGCAGGCCTGCACGCTGCAATGGCAGGACTTCTGGTCGAGCCTGCTGCAGAACGGACGCATCTACCGGCTCTTGAAACAAGCGCGGCCGCGCGACGCGATCGACCGCGAGTTGCGACGCGACAGTTTGGAAGGCTTCGAGGACGCGGGGGCTGGCCTGCGGCCCGGCGCCCGCCGCCGCGCCAAGGCCATCCAGGACCGCATCACGGCATTACGACAGGCGTTCGACCAGCGCCTGCGCGACGATGACACGAAGGTGGCGTTCACAGAAGACGAACTCGCCGGGGTGCCCGAGGGCGTGTGGCGAGAAGCGCCGCGCAACCAGCAGGGGCAGGTGCTGCTGGGGCTCGACTATCCCACCTATCTGCCGGTTCTGGGTCATGCCACGCAAGCCGCGGCGCGCGAGAGAATGTGGCGCGCCAAATTGAACGAGGGCGGCGAGGCCAACCTGCAGGTCCTCGCCGAGATCGCCCGCTTGCGGCGTGAATATGCGTCGCTGTTCGGTTTCTCGAGCTATGCCGATTTCGCCTTGCGTCGGCGGATGGCGAAAAGCGAGCGCAGGGTGCAGGGTTTCCTCGACAGCGTGAAGCAGGCGGTGGTCGAGCGTGAGCGACGCGACCTGCAAGAACTGCGAGAGGCCAAAGCTCGGCATCTGCAACAGCCGATCGAGACGGTGAAACTCGAACGGTGGGACGTGTTTTTCTATACCGAGCGCGTGCGCCGGGAACGTTACGAAGTCGATCAGGAAGCGTTCAGGCCGTATTTCCCACCGCAACAAAGCCTCGCCTTCGTGTTGCGGTTGAGCGAGCGGCTGTTCGGGGTGCACTTCGAGCGGCGCGAGATGGCCGGCTGGCATCCCGAACTGCAAGCCTACGCGGTGTATGACGGGAAGGGCGGCCCTTATCTCGCGACGCTGCTGGTCGACCTGTATCCACGCCCCGGAAAGTACAACCACGCAGCCGTCTGGAGCTATCGCAGCGGTTCCACACGTCTCGCCCGCACGCCGCAATCGGCGCTGGTGGTGAACTTCGACCGCAAAGGCCTGACGCTCGAAGAATTGGAAACCCTGCTGCACGAACTCGGCCACGCGCTGCACAACAACCTGTCGCGCACCAGGCATGTCAGCCAGGCCGGCACCAGCGTGCTACGTGATTTCGTCGAAGCGCCGTCCCAGATGCTCGAAGATTGGGTTTACGACCCCCAGGTGCTGAAGTTGTTTGCCGAAGTCTGCCCGGAGTGCAAGCCGGTGCCGCCGGCCATGCTGGAACAGGCCGTCAAGGCAAAACATTTCGGCAAGGGAAACTTCACGGCGCGCCAGCATCTGTTCGCCAGTTATGACCTGGCGCTGCATGGGCGACGCAGCGGTGATCCGCTGGAACTGTGGGCCCGGATGGAAGCCGCCACACCGCTTGGGCATGTCCCGGGCACTCGGTTTCCTGCCAGCTTCAGCCATGTTGTCGGCGGCTATGCAGCCGGGTATTACGGCTATTTGTGGAGCGAGGTGATTGCGCGTGATCTGCAGACGGCGTTTGCCGGGCGCCGGTTGGACCCCGCCGTGGGGCGCCGTTACCGGGACATCGTGCTGGCCCAGGGTGGCCAGGTGCCCCCGAAGATCCTGCTGCAGCGATTTCTCGGCCGGCCCACCAACGCCCGCGCCTACTTCGAATACCTGGCCCGTTAG
- a CDS encoding H-NS family nucleoid-associated regulatory protein: protein MATYQELLAQKADLEKKIESARKQELADAIAQIRSLMAQYGLTVADLGGKTGGGKVSTTKGSKVAPKYRNGATGETWTGRGRQPKWVEQALASGKSLEELAI, encoded by the coding sequence ATGGCCACTTACCAGGAACTTCTCGCCCAGAAAGCCGACCTCGAAAAGAAAATCGAGAGCGCCCGCAAGCAAGAGCTGGCCGATGCGATCGCCCAGATCCGGTCCCTGATGGCCCAATACGGCCTGACGGTGGCAGACTTGGGCGGCAAGACGGGCGGCGGCAAGGTCAGCACGACCAAGGGCAGCAAGGTGGCGCCCAAGTATCGCAACGGTGCGACAGGTGAAACCTGGACCGGCCGCGGGCGCCAGCCGAAATGGGTGGAACAGGCGCTGGCCTCGGGCAAAAGCCTCGAAGAGCTGGCCATCTGA
- a CDS encoding Fe(3+) ABC transporter substrate-binding protein: MLRRHAAPLTLLALVAGLHLPAAAQDKVINLYSARHYQTDEALYNNFTKATGIKINRVDADDAGILARLKSEGSASPADVILLVDASRLWRAEQDGLFQPIRSKVLDERIPTTLRGEDKGQGPQWFGFSTRARVIVYNKASVKKDDVDTYEELADPKNKGKVCTRSGSHPYNLSLIGSLMEHLGPEKTEAWAKGVVANMARDPKGGDTDQIKAVASGECKVALTNTYYVARMMRSSKPEDREVVEKVAVVFPNQQSWGAHVNIAGGAVAKNAKNRELAVQFLEYLSSDEAQNYFANGNNEYAAVKSTKLSNPALEALGSFKSELIPISVAGANQGKVQQLLDRVGFK, encoded by the coding sequence ATGTTGCGACGCCACGCCGCCCCGCTGACCCTTTTGGCCCTCGTTGCCGGCCTGCACCTGCCGGCCGCTGCACAGGACAAGGTCATCAACCTCTACTCGGCCCGGCACTACCAGACCGATGAGGCGCTGTACAACAACTTCACCAAGGCGACCGGTATCAAGATCAACCGGGTCGACGCCGATGACGCCGGCATCCTGGCGCGACTGAAGAGCGAAGGCAGCGCCAGCCCCGCCGACGTGATCCTGCTGGTCGACGCGTCCAGGCTGTGGCGTGCCGAGCAGGACGGGCTGTTCCAGCCGATCCGCTCGAAGGTACTCGACGAGCGTATTCCGACGACGCTGCGCGGTGAAGACAAGGGCCAGGGCCCGCAGTGGTTCGGTTTCTCGACCCGCGCCCGGGTCATCGTTTACAACAAGGCCAGCGTCAAAAAGGACGATGTCGACACGTATGAAGAACTGGCCGACCCTAAAAACAAGGGCAAGGTTTGCACACGATCGGGATCTCACCCTTACAACCTGTCGCTCATCGGGTCGCTGATGGAACATCTCGGCCCCGAGAAAACCGAAGCTTGGGCGAAAGGTGTCGTCGCGAACATGGCGCGCGACCCCAAAGGCGGTGATACCGACCAGATCAAGGCCGTCGCCAGCGGTGAATGCAAGGTCGCGCTCACCAACACCTATTACGTCGCCCGCATGATGCGCTCGAGCAAGCCGGAAGACCGCGAGGTGGTGGAAAAGGTCGCGGTGGTGTTCCCCAACCAGCAAAGCTGGGGCGCGCATGTGAACATCGCCGGCGGCGCGGTTGCGAAAAACGCCAAGAACCGCGAACTGGCGGTGCAGTTCCTGGAGTACCTTTCGAGCGACGAGGCGCAAAACTATTTTGCCAATGGTAACAACGAGTACGCTGCCGTCAAGTCAACGAAGCTCAGCAACCCGGCGCTCGAGGCCCTCGGGTCGTTCAAGAGCGAGTTGATCCCCATTTCGGTGGCGGGCGCCAACCAAGGCAAGGTGCAACAACTTCTCGACCGCGTGGGCTTCAAGTAA